CTTTTTTATTGTCGGTAATTAATTTATTTCGGTCAAACTTTTTTAGTTTTTTGTATTCTGATTCAGATAGATAAACTTTCTTAATGTCAGATTCCGTTTTTAAATTTATCCAAGGCGATTTAAGTAAATCATTTGCTTTTAGAATGTCAAAAACGCGGATAATTTCTAATTCATCTTTTCCCGCATTTTTGCTCCAGCGAATACTGTCAAAAGATTTCTCGAAATTCTCAATTGTTTTGTCATCAGCTCCATAAAAACTTCCAAAATCAATTAATTTGAAATATAAATCTCCCTTAAATTCGGTCTCATTTTTTGAACAAGACAGAGTTAAAAGTCCGATTATTATTGTCAGCGTGATGTTTTTCATAATTGTACACAACGGTCTTGTGTATGGAAAGTTGCGTGTTTGTGTGCGAGGATTTTCCGAAGGAAAATCAGAAGCTAGTAAGCAAAGCAACTAACATTGGTTAAGCTAAAAATAGCAATTTTTTATACACGGTGTTACCTACAGTATTTTTATTTTTTATAGTTATGGTGAAAATATATTACGTCAAGAAATAATTTCCGATACATCATTTTTTCAAATTTTTTTTCGGGAATACTGTTTAGAGCATTTGCTAAATTTCCATCATTGAAGTTCAGGTCTCCAGATTTTTCAATCTCCCATAAAGATTCCATTACTTTATATTGCCAACTTGTTTTGTCTACAATTTTTTCTCTTAAGACAATTTGGTCGTAGCATTTTAATTGCGCTTGTCCGATGAAAGGTAATAAGAGAAATGGGTCAAATCCAAGTTGCAATTTTAACTTGTCAAAAAAATCAGAATCAATGTCTTTGTTTTTTATTTTGTCAAATAACTTCAGATATCCATTTTTAGTTATATCGGTTAAATAGCCTTCTTTGACTAAAGCTAGTTCCAATAATTTATGGATATTCTTTTTGTCAGTCAGATTTCCTCCAGCTGGTCCGGTTTCAATTCGTTCAGAGTATTTCGATTCAATACAGATTTCAAATTCTTTATCAGCTAAATCTGATGAGCTTTTTTTTGAATCACATGATATGATAAATACTAAAATTATTATTTGAAGCAGTTTTTTCAATATTGTAGGTAACGGTTTGGCTATGGTTTCGTTGCGTGAAAATCCGCGAGGATTTTCCGCCGTAAACCGAAGATAGCAAATTTGCGAGGACTTTCCGATAGGAAAGTCAGAAGCAATGAACTATAGCCGGTGTTGTACGTAGTGTTTTATTTTTTCCAATTTTTCAACTGTTCGTATATTTCTGGTTCAACTTCTTCAAATCCGTTATGACTAAAATGTTCAATTTTCAGCCATTTTAATTCGTTTTTTTTGAATTTAAGTAAGTATTTAGAAGTCGAACTATGAGGGTCATATTTGTCAACATCAAGTTGGGTCATGTTGATTCCAATTTCTATTGTATCTCCGTACGTTTTATAAAATCCGTCATATTCCCAACCAATTTCACAGGAATAATAAGTCACTTTATTGTCAGTTTGAAATTTTAAAGAATCTGTACAGTAATTATAAACCACGTCCGAAGTCCATATCCGTTCAGTCAAGTCCGATTCTTTAATTTTAAAATTTTCCTTACAATTCGAGAATAGAATTGAAGCTACTACTAAAAATATGAAAGTTAAATTTTTGTTCATTTCAACATTACGTACAACGGTCTCGTATAACCGTCAGTTACGGGTTAATATGCGTTAATTTTCAATTAAGCAGTGACTTTAGCAATTCCGAGTGGATTCGGACGTAGTCGAATCCGCCGTAATTGCGGTTATACATTGTTAGCTACCGTTTTTTATCAATTCATTAACGTATTCCTTTATTTCAGGATTAATCTTATTACTTTCATAAACATTAATCAATGCTTCAATTTCCCCACCTGCTCTGAATATTGATTTTGCCTTGGACAATCTTGAACGTTGAGAGTTTTCTGTGAAGCTATTATATTTAAAATACTTGTTTGAAATTTCTTGATGATTTATGTCTATGTTTTTTGAAATCTCAGGATAAAGAATAGTTGCATAAATTTCTTTACCAATAGCTCTTAACGACTTTTCAATGTTTAACTCAGATTCAATTTCATTTTCACTTTCCTCTAATATTGTTTTATTTGATTTTGAAGTCTCCCTTTCTTTTGAATTATTGACTTTTGATAGTTTAGGTTTGTTTTTTGGATTTTCAAACCATTTAATTTCACCAATAGAATTATCTGACTCGGGTACAATATATTTAATTGATTGTTCATCAAATTCTGCATACTCGTTAGGGAAAGAATTTACAAGGTATTCTCTAACATAGTTTATTAGTATATTTTCTTCTCCGATATTATTTCCATTATATTCAATATGATTTCTTTTGGGAACTAAAAATGAATTAAATGGATGAATAAGTCTCAAAAAGTGAGCTCTTAAAATTTCAAGTTGTTCATTTGTTAGGGTATTATTTATCTTTCTAATGAAATTTGGCTCTTGAAACAATTCCCTTGCAGGATTTGGAAATAATGTTGTTAGATTGATGTCTCTATATCCATATCCAGTTGGTTTTATGTGAGCTTGATACCATCCTTTAGCATTTATATTAGCTCTTTTGGCTCCCTTTGGGGAATAAAAACTTAATTCTTTTTCCTCAGATACCTGACCAAATCCGACAATCAATTTTTTCTGACCGAATAATTGCACTAAGTCTTCATAACTGTATGGTATTCCTGCTAGTTTCATTCCCGTGAACAATAAAGTAAACGTATTATCGCAAAATGAAAGTCTAGTCTTGTCTTTATATTCACTTAGAAACCCTCTACGTTGAAGATGGTATTTAGCTTTTGTATATGATCCATAAAGCCTTAAAAAGAAAACGGGACTTTTAGAGTTTATATATTTTAATAAAGAAGAATGTATTTTTTTTATTTCTTCTTTTTTTTCGAATTGAAATTGGATTAGATTCTCAAAAAAGTTCGGAATATCTTTAGCATAACCATTTTGAACTTTTGGAAGCATCTTATTATCTAGTTCATTAAATACATTCATTTTTCCTAATGGTAGCTAACGGTCTCGTATAACCGTCAGTTACGGGATTAAAGTTAATAATTTTCGGTTAAGCACTGACGTTAGCAATTCCGAGTGGATTCGGACGTAGTCGAATCCGCCGTAATTGCGGTTATACATTGTTGCCAGTAGTTATTTAACTCACTATTTCTGGTCCAATTCCGCCAATCCATTCCCATTTTCCATTAATCTTTTTATAAATATACGTTCCTGAATTTGCACATAAAGAACCGCAGGAATATGAATATCTGAAAAATGCTATTTTTTTATCGATAGAAAATAAAGGCAGTTCTAAACTGTAATAACCACTACCCATTTTATAGATTTCATTCCAATAAGTTTCTAAATCCACTTTTTCTATAAGGTCATCTAAATATTTTCGTTCAATCTTTTTTCGAGGAATATTTTTAGGTTTTAAAACGATTCCTTTTTGTGATTCAGTTTGTTCGTAAATAAAACTGATGTCATTTTTGTCAATTAATTCGCTTAATGAACTGTCTTTGTCCTTTTCGGTTAGTTTTATCAAATCCGCATTCCAATATTCCGATTCCATCGGGAAAATCTTAATCGGTTTGTTCACTATCATTCCGTCAGTTCTCAATACGTCTTTAAAGAAATTTAAATAGTCCGATTCTGAAATTTTGGGTTTTTCTATGGTACTGTATTCAGGTATTACTTTTTCGCTTTTTTTCTCAACTATTTGTGTTTTTTTCGTGTCAATTTTGGTTTCGATTGATTCTGTTACTTTCTCATTTTCAGAATCGGTTTTTTGCTTGCAAGAAGTCGCAATGAATATCAAAATTATTAAGACTGGCAGAAGTTTTTTCATAATTACTGGCAACGGTTGGTATAAGAATAGTGCGGTTTTGTGTCCGAGGATTTTCCGCAGGAAAATCAGAGAGACCAAATACGCACTAACCTTTTGATTTAGGATTAAACTTAAGCATTATTTTTATACAATGTTGTGTTTTCGTTGTTTTTTCTTTCGATTTTTGGACGGCCGTAGATTTTCTTTTTTTTTGCGTTTCACTGGTCAGTCCACCGCAACAGTTGCGCGTTGCTTTGGTCAGTCGGACGTTTTTTTGATTTTTTCCGTAATCAAGCTAAAAGTCAGATGTTTTGCGTTTGAGTGAAATCCGTTGAGCAATATTTGAAATTCCGCAATACGATTTTTCAGTTTTTACTTTCTTAAAATTCAAAAAAAAATCGAAAATCAAACTAGGTTTTTTTTCGTTTTGAGTGCGTTCCGCAATGAAACACAACGTTTATGTATAAGGAAAGTTGCGTGTTTGTGTGCGAGGATTTTCCGAAGGAAAATCAGAAGCTAGCAAACGAGCAACTAACTTTGTTTTAGCTAAAACTAGCAATTTTTTTTATACGGTGTTGCCAGTAGTTTTTTATTTTTTAAATATCATTTTCAAATCCGCAAATAGATAAAATCCAACAAATCCAAAAGTACCCAATGCTAAAATGTATTGTCCATTCGGAATTATTAGAAAAATGTTAAGTCCGATTAAAAACAGACAAAACGGATACGTAAATAATCTGATTAATATATTTTTCAGTGACCATTCCTTTTCTGGTTTCTTTTCCTCAACTTCTATGTCTAAAAACTCAAATATTTCGTCAAGTTGATTTTGCTTTTCGGATTGATAAAGTTTTCTAAAAACGGTAATAAAAATTAGCAAGAAAACCGAAACGATTAGAATTGCCAACCAATTTTCCAAAAAGTCAAAATCGGTTGAGAAATTTTTAAAAACAAAGTAGATAATTCCGATTGAAAATAATCCAACGATTGTTTTTCCTATTGGATTTAATTTGTGCGTTATGTTTGTCAGATGATTATTAGCGTTTAATTCAAACGTGAAAATTGGATAAAAAGCCACATTCCAAATGCTTTGATTCCAAACTTTTATTTCGTTCCGACCAATTTCTCCTTTTGGTCTAAAATCACGAGAAAAAACATTCCATAAATGATTAAGATAAGTGTTTTCTTTTCTCAATTCAATTAGTTTTTCTATGTCTTTTTTTGTGATTTCCAATGTTTTTTTCAAATTACTGGCAACGGTTTGGCTATGATTTCGGCGTGGAATCGTCCGTAGGACTATTCCGCAGAGAAATCAGCTTGGTTAAAATTACATATTTTTCAAAATAGGGCATAAGCCACGCTGAATTATAGCCGTTGTTGTAAACAGTTGTTTTTATTCATTTTTTAATTCCGATTACCAGAATTTATACCATTTTTTCTGTTCAGTTGTTGATTCACTCAATTCAGGTGGAACAGTTTTCGAGCCTTCTATTAGTCCATAAACTGCTGTATTAAATCCGGATTCTACTTCCAAGTCGTTTTGGCATTGTTGGATTATGAATGCTGTTGACATCGCACAAGCTACAGACATTTCCTTTTCGGTCAACTTGTGCTTTTTCATTATTTCAGTTGCCTTTGCTTGAGTCAAGTTCAACGATTGAAGAAAGTCAAGTTCGGTTTTTTGGATTTCAGCGGATTCCATTTTGTTATTATCGATATTCACACCCATATTGGATAATACAGCTCCAATTACATTTATCAATTCAGGTCCTTCTTCGTTCGCTTGGTTAGAAAGGACTGCTGTTCCAGGTTTTGCATCATCGATATTCAGTCCGAATGATTTGAATAAAAATGAACCTGATAATCTTGCTGAAGTTGCGATAGCGGTTGCAGAATGTACTTCTCTATTTTTTCCAATCGCACTTGCAATTAGGTCAACTATTTCTCCTGTTGCTTTATTCTGATTTTGGCTTATTTCCATTTATTGGGTTTGTTTGGGCAATTGTTTACAACGTGTTTGTGTATGATTAGTGGCGTGTTTAAGCACCTAATTTAGCAAATAAAAACCGAATAGAAAATCCGCGAGGATTTTCGTAAGTAGGCTCTAACCAAGCCATTAATTATAAACGGTGTTGGCAACTGGCTTTTTTCCGTTCGCTATTTTCTTAATTATTATTCCGCTAATAAAAGTCGAGATTATTGTTAAAAATAAAATCATTCTATAATTCACATTATTTTGATGATATTTTAAAATTCCGTCATTCATTATTGGGTTCGTTATTGTTATTTTTATAAAATGACTTTCGAGAAAGCAATAAAGACAGTAAAAAGTCGGAATTAAAATCAGATAGATTAGATTCAGTCCGATTATTTTTTTCAAAGAACTTACCTTTCGAGATGTGAAATAAAATCCGATTGGTATTAAAGTCAGAATAAAAGCAATGTCCGTTTCAAAAAGTCGAAAGTCCTTTCCGCCATAAAATCCGAGTTTGTAATCCGCCAAATATTTTACCGTTCTGCGAGTCAAAATCCGATAATCCAATTCGTATCGCATTCCGATAATAAAAGTCAGAATTACAATGAGAATTAGTAAAATCAGTTTTCGTTTTCCTTTCAGCATATTGGTTTTTCAGCTTGTTGCCAACGTTTATGTGTAAGGAACGTTGCGTGCTTGTGTGCGAGGATTTTCCGAAGGAAAATCAGATGCAAGCAAGCAAAGCAATAACCAAACGGCTTAACTAAAATAAGCAATGTTTTTTACACGGTGTTGGCAACTGGCTTTTTATTTCCGTTTGTATTTTCTTTTTTTATTTTGTTCAATTACACTTTTAATTAGCACAATAGCCAAAAGTAAACAAGGTAAATACCAAGAAATGATTTTTCTGTTCATTAAAATCATGGCGATAATTAACAAACTCCATAGCACAATATCTGTTACTTTTTTATTTCTTTTTTCTTTTTTCTTTTTTTGGTCAAACCTTAAATTTTCTTCAATAGCTTCTTGTGGAATGCTGTATGTTTCTTCTCCGTTATATTCTAAGCAATTTTCAATGTCTTGAATTAACATTTTTCGGGAATAGAATATTTCCTCGTCTGCGTACAAAACAACAGATTGGCTTAAGTCAATAAGTCCGATTGAAATTATATTTATGCAAGCACTTACTAATTCGTCAGCACCAAACGTGAATGAAATTCCAAAATCTTTGTCCGTTAAATCTTTTTTCAGGTTGGGAAAATCGGAAAGAATTTCTGTTGCGGGATTAAAATAAATTTCGACAAAGGTTTGATTTCCGTTCAGCACACAATCTATTGAGTCAATTTGGTTAAGATTGTCAAATTCTTCAAAGTCAGTTAAGAATTTAAAATCATAACCTAACTCTTTAATTTTATTTTCAAGTTCAATTTTTGTCGGAAGTTTATCTTTCTGAACAAAATTTATTAATGTCATTGACATAGTTTCTTGTGTGTTTTTTCAGCTTGTTGCCAACGTTTATGTGTATGGAAAGTTGCGTGCTTGTGTGCGAGGATTTTCCGAAGGAAAATCAGAAGCTAGCAAGCAAAGCAACTGACATTGGTTTAGTATAAAACTAGCAATTTTTTATACACGGTGTTGTGTGCTGGCGTTTTTTATCAGTTTATAATTTTCTTGTTCTTTATCAGTGAATATTATCGTCAAATGGTCAGCCCAATAATAATTATCCTTTTTATTTTCTTTAATCTCAAGTGCTGAAATCCATATTTTTTCATTTCCGAATTCGATTTGCCAAGTTTGAGGAAGTTTGATTGGTTTTTTTTCACCTTTGGTCACAAATTCATTATTCACTTTCTCAACTTCTTGACTGTAACTTTCGTCCCAAAGAACAACTATTTCAGTTATCTTTTTTTCCTTCAACTTTTTCCAGTTCAGATTGTCAGTCAGCGAAATTGTTTTAAATCCTTCCTTTTTCTTTAATTCGGTCAATTTATCAAATCCGATTCCGTAACAATAGAACTCATTGTCCCATTTAATTTGAATCAATTCATTATTGTCGAGTCGGAAAATTACATTCATATCGACAGAGTGAAGGTCAGACGAATGTTCCCAATATTCAGAATCCGTTTCATAGTCCAACTCTTGGTAAAAAACTTCAATTATTTTTCGTCCGATAAAAGTCGAGTTGATTCTGTCGTAATATTTTAATTCTTTATCGGTCATTTTTTCGCTTGCACACAACGTTTGGTGTATGGTTAGTTGCGTGTGCAGCAACTAATTTAGTAAACAAATACTTGCCAGAGGAAATTCCGAAGGAATTTTCGTGATAAGCACTAGCCATAGCAATTAATTATACACGGTGTTGTGCACAGTAATTTTTAATTCAATTTATTCAATTCCGTTTCCAATTGGTCAAGTGTGAATTCTTTGAAATCGTTAAGTTCAAAATTTTTAGAATCCGTCATTGATTCTTCAACTGCAAGCGTTGGTTTTCCATTTGAATAACTTATTCCAATAACTTTTATCTCTTTTCCTTTTGGAATGTTCTTAAAGACTAAATTTCCGTTTTCATAAGTTCCTGTCATTATGCTCTTGATTTCTTTAAATACTATTTGAATTTTAGTTTCAGTTGGGTTGTTTGTTTTAACAATAAAATCTGTTTTTTCGCTGTCATCAATTTCCCAAAACCTATCACAATTTATCCATCCCATTTCTGTGGCTGAAAACATATAATATTCCAATGCATTTGGGTCAATTTGTTGAATAGCCTTATTTGTCAGGTTAGAATATTGATTTCTGAATTTTTGTTTAAATCGATTCCAATTTATGAAACGACTACCCGAAATGCTTAAATAATAATCCCAGTCATTTTTTACTTCTCTATCGTAAGATTCGATATCAAAAGCAGGCGCAGATTTTAAAAATTCTTTTGCGAGTTTTAAAGCTTCATCATTTTGTTTTCTTTCAGAATGGCTTTCAGGTCGGAAATTATACATTATGCCTTCCTTACTGATGTTAAAATCAAAACTAGCTGTCCAGTTGTTTCTGTTGAATTTTAAGGCGACTATACTATCTACGTTTGATGGATTCTCAATATAATCTATAATTGTTTGGTTACTATCTTTTAGCTTTAAATCAAAAAAAGTTGCTGTACTACCCGAAGACCAAAAACCATAATCGTATAAGTCATCTGTCATTTCAATAGGATATTCAATTTCATATCCAATGTCCACTCCAGTTATATCCAAACTATCAATTTCGGCTATGCTTTCTTGTGTCGATTTTGTTTCAAAGAATTTATAGTCAGGAATCCAAGTTTTTATACTATCATTTAATTTTAACTCATAGAACAAATCCATTTCTTTATCCAATCCGTTCTTTGGAAATCCAACAACAAAAGCTTTTCCTTTTTTTACTAAAAGACTTTTACCCTTCACTTCTGCATTGACATATATCATTCCATTTGTTTCTAGGATTCTATCTCCAGAAATAGTTTGTAGATTTTCAAAAATCATATCAGTAAGACTAAAACACTCTTTAAGTTCAATTGTAATAGGTTCATTTGGTTCTGTTCCATCTTCGTATTGAAAAGCATTAGCAGGGATATAAATAGATGTTCCTTTTTTACCTTTTAATACACTTTCTTCGTTTGCTTGAATTTTGAAATTCTCTGATGTTGGATAAAGAACAGACTTAATTTCGGCAATAGAAGCAACAGGAATATTCCTATCCTTTTTTTTTATCTGATGAGCAATTAATAAATAACATTGAAGTTATCAAAATTCCCAAAATTAACTTGATGTTTCTTGTCATAGTCTTATTGTGCACAACGGTCTCGTATAACCGTCAGTTACGGGTTAATATGCGTTAATTTTCGGTTTGGCACAGACGTTAGCAATTCCGAGTGGATTCGGACGTAGTCGAATCCGCCGTAATTGCGGTTATACATTGTTGTAGGTAGTGCTTTTATAATTGTGGCCATCCGAAACTATTTAGTTTTTTTGTTACCATATTATATTCTTTCAGCCTAACATTTGTTTCAAACCAACCGTGCCAACCTCCAATCCAGCTTTCTGTCAATTGGTCTTTTAATCCATAAGGGTCTTTACTAAAATCAATAAATTGAATTACTATTATTTTTTGTCCGTCTTCAATAAACCCTAAATATTGTCGGTCAAATTTTATGCTCCTTTTTGCTTCTTTTTTATTCCATTTCATTAGGTTTTGGAAATCCTTTTGCCTTTCTTCAAGAGTCCATTCTGGGTCGTCTTTAAATCTCACAAAATTTTGATTGTACGCAAACCTTTTGTCGGAATCCAAATACTGCTTATTTATTTCAATTTCCGCTTCTCTGATTTCATTTTCAGTCGGTGTAAATCTGTTTGATAATCTACCTTTATTGAATCCAGCTTCATATTCTTTCGGAAATATCACTCCTGTACTTTTTTCTAAATCAAGAATTTTCATTTCTCTTTTTACTTCTTCAGAAAGTGGTTCGAGTACAACTCCGTGATTTACGTTGAACTTGGAACTTCCACAACTTAATGTCAAAGTCAAAATGAATGATATGTAAATTGTCTTTTTCAGCATTACCTACAACGGTCTCGTGTATGAGTAGTAGCGGATTTCTAATCACTAACTTTTCAGTTTTGCACAGACCTTTGTTCTATATTTTATCTCTCGTTTTATCACTTAAACCGCTATTACTTATACACATTGTTAGCATTTGTAATTCTTTCTTGAATTTCTCCATTTTTTATAACTACATCTATAGATAACGTATTCGAGATATCTTCTAAAGGGTTTTCGCTCAGAATAACCATGTTCGCATGCTTCCCTGCTTCTAAGGTGCCATAATCTTCTTGAACACCTAACATGGTTGCTGCATTAAGTGTGGCGCACTTGATAATACGTAAAGGGTTCATTCCTCCCTTTTGATAATTCTGCATTTCTTCATGAACATTGAGACCTGTAATATTATATGCAGTTACAGAGCCTGGGTCTGTCCCAAGTACAATATTGACACCAAGAGAATCGAGCTTGTTGATATCAAATAGCCCAGGATTTATACGGTTTTCCCATTCTTCAATTTCCATGTTAAACCACTTTTTTATCATACCTACAGCCATTTGCTTGGCTTGCTCTTGATTTGCTTTTAACTCCTCACGCTCAATATCAAACACATCCCACACTTCAGTGTCTAACAGCTCCGGATGTAGGGCGTAATTCACGAAGTTTAGCATGTTCGAAGTGGTAACCCATGATATATTCTTTTCTTTGATTTGCATGATTAAATCAAGATCATTTTCTAAATCAATTGGACCCGCAAAATGCATCATAGCATCTACACCGTGCGCTACACTTAGTCTAACTTCTTCCATATCGCTGATGTGTGATACTAACATGAGGTTATTGGCATGAGCCTCTTTTGCAATTTTACGAATCAATACCGTATCAATGCGTTCAATGAAAGGAGGCGCAGGACCATTTTCAATTTCTAACTTGATTCCAATAGCTCCATTGGCTTTGGCATCACGAATTATTTCAGGAATGGCTGATCCATCCTTCAAAATATAGACGTTTTCACCATCCACCCATTTTGTTTGGGGGGCGGTTTTCATAGGGTGTGCACCTTCTATGGTAACATAGGGACTTGTATACCAAATTTTAGGAGAAGTGATTTGATTACTAATTTCTAATGAATCGATTAATAGAAGATTAGGGTAAGGTGCCTGGGAGCCTCCGGGGATAAACACATTTGTCACACCAAAGTGGATTAGCTGCTTTAACATCCTGCGATGATCGACAGAGTCACGATACAGATGGAAATGATTATCAAAAAGACCAGGAATCATATATTTTCCTGAGCCATCAACCACGGTATCAGCAACTGAGTAATTTCTAAGTGTATCTATTTTTACAATACGGCCTTCCCGTATATAGATGTTTTGATTGTAACGCTCACTATTTCCAGTCCCATCAATTAACGTAATATTTTTAATAAGCATGTCTGCCGACGTATTTTCTGTGGTGGGCTCATTACAGGACATTAGTAGTATTGGTATCAAATAAATTATTGCTCTTTTCATTATTTAGTTTTATAAATGCTAACGTTTATGTATAAGGAAAGTTGCGTGTTTGTATGCGAGGATTTTCCGAAGGAAAATCAGAAGCTAGCAAACGAGCAACTAACATTGGTTGAGCTAAAATTAGCAATTTTTTTTATACGGTGTTGGCAATAGTTTTTTATTCATATTTTCCATACCAATTCAGTTCATCTTTCCAATCAATTTTTTCGTAGTCAACTTGGTCGTTAGTATAAACTCTAAATATTCTTTTATAACCTGTTGAAATTAAAATATTTTTAATTGAGTCTATTTTTTGATTATTTAAACTTTTATCAATCAGCAAATTAAACTGAAAATTTATCGAATCCAATTCAGTTTCTTGAGAAGCAATAAAAGCAATAGTCTCATATTTAAT
This genomic stretch from Flavobacteriaceae bacterium GSB9 harbors:
- a CDS encoding amidohydrolase family protein, which codes for MKRAIIYLIPILLMSCNEPTTENTSADMLIKNITLIDGTGNSERYNQNIYIREGRIVKIDTLRNYSVADTVVDGSGKYMIPGLFDNHFHLYRDSVDHRRMLKQLIHFGVTNVFIPGGSQAPYPNLLLIDSLEISNQITSPKIWYTSPYVTIEGAHPMKTAPQTKWVDGENVYILKDGSAIPEIIRDAKANGAIGIKLEIENGPAPPFIERIDTVLIRKIAKEAHANNLMLVSHISDMEEVRLSVAHGVDAMMHFAGPIDLENDLDLIMQIKEKNISWVTTSNMLNFVNYALHPELLDTEVWDVFDIEREELKANQEQAKQMAVGMIKKWFNMEIEEWENRINPGLFDINKLDSLGVNIVLGTDPGSVTAYNITGLNVHEEMQNYQKGGMNPLRIIKCATLNAATMLGVQEDYGTLEAGKHANMVILSENPLEDISNTLSIDVVIKNGEIQERITNANNVYK